A DNA window from Pseudomonas sp. B21-056 contains the following coding sequences:
- the folC gene encoding bifunctional tetrahydrofolate synthase/dihydrofolate synthase translates to MTERTLGDWLAYLEQLHPSAIDMGLERSQAVMSRMGLGKPAPRVITVTGTNGKGSTCAFVASLLRAQGLSVGVYSSPHLLRYNERVQVNGVEAADAELCEAFAAVEAGRGEISLTYFEMGTLAAFWLFARAGLDAVVLEVGLGGRLDTVNLVDADIALVTSIGVDHADYLGDTRESVAFEKAGIFRQGAPALCGDLNPPQPLLDKARELACPFFLRGRDFDLAMTEQHWQWRGSDLHGNPVELRDLPLLDLPMENAALALQAYLLLGLPWDAGKIVEALQATRIVGRLDRRQFEWQGKRLNLLLDVGHNPHAAQYLAERLARRPVAGRRLAVFGLLSDKDLDGVVEALDASVQHWAVTPLDSPRSRPAAELQAALQGRGASVDAYASVAAALEGQCAVATADDEILLFGSFFCVAEALQWLARRSTEEAADGIAG, encoded by the coding sequence ATGACCGAACGCACCCTGGGCGACTGGCTGGCCTATCTCGAGCAATTGCACCCATCGGCCATCGACATGGGGCTGGAGCGCTCGCAAGCGGTCATGTCCCGCATGGGGCTGGGCAAGCCGGCGCCCCGGGTCATCACCGTCACCGGCACCAACGGCAAGGGCTCGACCTGTGCCTTCGTGGCCTCGTTGCTGCGGGCCCAGGGGTTGAGCGTCGGTGTCTACAGCTCGCCGCACCTGCTGCGCTACAACGAGCGGGTGCAGGTCAACGGTGTCGAAGCTGCTGACGCCGAGCTGTGCGAAGCCTTCGCCGCGGTGGAAGCCGGGCGGGGCGAGATATCCCTCACGTATTTCGAAATGGGCACTTTGGCGGCTTTCTGGCTGTTTGCCCGTGCCGGTCTCGACGCCGTTGTGCTGGAAGTCGGCCTGGGCGGACGGCTGGACACGGTCAACCTGGTGGACGCGGACATCGCGTTGGTCACCAGTATCGGCGTGGACCATGCCGATTACCTGGGCGATACCCGCGAATCCGTGGCCTTCGAGAAGGCCGGTATCTTTCGCCAGGGCGCGCCTGCGCTCTGTGGTGATCTCAATCCTCCGCAACCGCTGCTGGACAAGGCCCGGGAACTGGCCTGTCCGTTCTTCCTGCGGGGGCGGGATTTCGATCTGGCAATGACCGAGCAGCATTGGCAATGGCGTGGCAGCGATCTGCACGGTAATCCGGTGGAGTTGCGCGACCTGCCGCTGCTGGACCTGCCGATGGAGAATGCCGCGCTGGCGCTCCAGGCCTACCTGCTGCTGGGGTTGCCGTGGGACGCCGGGAAAATCGTCGAAGCATTGCAGGCGACGCGCATCGTCGGTCGTCTTGATCGGCGCCAGTTCGAGTGGCAGGGCAAGCGCCTGAACCTGTTGCTGGATGTCGGTCACAACCCCCACGCGGCGCAGTACCTGGCTGAGCGCCTGGCGCGGCGGCCGGTGGCGGGGCGGCGGCTGGCGGTGTTCGGGTTGCTGTCCGACAAGGATCTGGATGGCGTGGTCGAGGCGTTGGATGCTAGTGTCCAGCACTGGGCGGTAACGCCCCTGGATTCGCCGCGATCACGTCCTGCGGCTGAATTGCAGGCCGCCTTGCAGGGTCGTGGCGCTTCGGTGGATGCTTACGCCAGTGTGGCCGCCGCGTTGGAAGGGCAGTGCGCCGTGGCAACGGCCGATGATGAAATCCTGTTGTTCGGATCATTTTTTTGTGTCGCCGAGGCCTTGCAATGGCTGGCCCGGCGCTCCACGGAGGAAGCTGCAGATGGCATTGCTGGATAA
- the accD gene encoding acetyl-CoA carboxylase, carboxyltransferase subunit beta, with product MSNWLVDKLIPSIMRSEVKKSSVPEGLWHKCPSCEAVLYRPELEKTLDVCPKCNHHMRIGARARIDIFLDAEGRVELGADLEPVDRLKFRDGKKYKDRLTAAQKQTGEKDALVSMSGTLLGMPVVVSAFEFSFMGGSMGAIVGERFVRAANYALENRCPMICFAASGGARMQEALISLMQMAKTSAVLARLREEGLPFISVLTDPVYGGVSASLAMLGDVIVGEPKALIGFAGPRVIEQTVREKLPEGFQRSEFLLEHGAIDMIIHRQELRPRLGNLLAQLMGLPTPTFVAAPIEPMVVPPVPAGL from the coding sequence ATGAGCAACTGGTTGGTAGACAAACTGATCCCTTCGATCATGCGTTCCGAGGTGAAGAAAAGCTCGGTGCCTGAAGGTCTGTGGCACAAATGTCCATCCTGCGAAGCGGTGCTGTACCGCCCCGAGCTGGAAAAGACCTTGGACGTTTGCCCCAAGTGCAACCACCACATGCGCATCGGTGCGCGTGCCCGTATCGACATCTTCCTGGACGCCGAAGGCCGTGTTGAGCTGGGTGCCGACCTGGAGCCCGTGGATCGCCTGAAATTCCGCGACGGCAAGAAGTACAAGGACCGCCTGACCGCGGCCCAGAAGCAGACCGGTGAAAAAGACGCCCTGGTGTCCATGAGTGGCACCCTGTTGGGCATGCCGGTGGTGGTCTCGGCCTTCGAATTCTCCTTCATGGGCGGTTCCATGGGCGCCATCGTCGGCGAGCGCTTCGTTCGCGCCGCCAACTATGCCCTGGAAAACCGTTGCCCAATGATCTGCTTCGCCGCTTCCGGCGGTGCGCGGATGCAGGAGGCATTGATCTCGCTGATGCAGATGGCCAAGACTTCTGCCGTCCTGGCGCGTCTGCGTGAAGAAGGCCTTCCGTTCATTTCCGTGCTGACCGATCCGGTCTACGGTGGCGTTTCCGCCAGCCTGGCGATGCTGGGCGACGTGATCGTCGGCGAGCCGAAAGCCCTGATCGGCTTTGCCGGTCCACGCGTCATCGAGCAAACCGTGCGCGAAAAACTGCCGGAAGGTTTCCAGCGCAGTGAGTTCCTGCTGGAACACGGCGCCATCGACATGATCATTCATCGCCAGGAACTGCGTCCGCGCCTGGGTAACCTGTTGGCTCAACTGATGGGCCTGCCGACGCCGACATTCGTCGCCGCGCCAATCGAGCCGATGGTGGTTCCGCCGGTGCCTGCCGGGCTATGA
- a CDS encoding SPOR domain-containing protein → MALLDKAYKQRMVGALVLVALAVIFLPMLFSRQDEQRQVIVDAPAAPQAPSVPPVQVEPVTVPEPQALPQEPVPSDEELAEQPAVPSAPIPAAPAASSKPAVVPAPAPAPVPATPAVKPAPTQPITAAPSKPDTTQSRVDANGLSVSWSVQLASLTSRESAENLQKSLRSQGYNAYIRSADGKNRVFVGPLIERAEADRLRDLLGRQQNLKGFVVRFQPERG, encoded by the coding sequence ATGGCATTGCTGGATAAGGCATACAAGCAGCGCATGGTGGGGGCCTTGGTATTGGTGGCCCTGGCGGTGATTTTCCTGCCGATGCTGTTTTCCCGTCAGGACGAGCAGCGCCAGGTCATAGTCGATGCACCCGCCGCGCCCCAGGCGCCATCGGTTCCGCCTGTGCAGGTCGAGCCGGTGACGGTGCCCGAGCCGCAGGCATTGCCCCAGGAGCCCGTCCCGAGCGACGAGGAACTGGCTGAGCAACCGGCCGTGCCTTCCGCACCCATCCCCGCGGCACCGGCTGCATCGAGCAAGCCCGCCGTGGTTCCGGCTCCAGCTCCAGCTCCCGTTCCGGCGACCCCGGCGGTCAAGCCGGCGCCGACCCAACCGATCACCGCCGCGCCGAGCAAGCCGGACACCACTCAAAGTCGCGTGGACGCCAACGGCCTGTCGGTCAGCTGGTCCGTGCAACTGGCCAGCCTGACCAGTCGCGAAAGTGCCGAGAACCTGCAGAAATCCCTGCGCAGCCAGGGCTACAACGCCTACATCCGTTCCGCCGATGGCAAGAACCGGGTGTTTGTCGGTCCGCTGATCGAGCGTGCCGAAGCCGACCGTCTGCGGGACCTGCTCGGTCGGCAGCAGAATCTCAAGGGTTTTGTGGTGCGTTTCCAGCCGGAGCGCGGCTAA
- a CDS encoding O-succinylhomoserine sulfhydrylase, which yields MSQDWDAGRLDSDLEGVAFDTLAVRAGQHRTPEAEHGDPMFFTSSYVFRTAADAAARFAGEVPGNVYSRYTNPTVRAFEERIAALEGAEQAVATATGMAAIMAVVMSLCSAGDHVLVSRSVFGSTISLFEKYFKRFGVEVDYVPLADLSGWDAAIKANTKLLFVESPSNPLAELVDIAALAEIAHAKGAMLVVDNCFCTPALQQPLKLGADVVVHSATKFIDGQGRCMGGVVAGRGEQMKEVVGFLRTAGPTLSPFNAWVFLKGLETLGLRMKAHCANAQALAEWLEQQDGIEKVHYAGLKSHPQHDLALRQQRGFGAVVSFEVKGGKEGAWRFIDATRLVSITANLGDSKTTITHPSTTSHGRLSPQEREAAGIRDSLIRVAVGLEDVADLQADLARGLAAL from the coding sequence ATGAGTCAGGATTGGGATGCCGGTCGGCTGGACAGCGACCTTGAAGGAGTAGCGTTCGACACCCTGGCGGTTCGCGCCGGCCAGCACCGCACGCCGGAAGCCGAACACGGCGATCCGATGTTCTTCACCTCCAGCTACGTGTTCCGTACCGCCGCCGATGCGGCGGCGCGGTTCGCCGGTGAAGTGCCGGGTAACGTCTACTCGCGCTACACCAACCCCACCGTGCGCGCTTTCGAAGAGCGCATTGCCGCGTTGGAAGGTGCCGAGCAAGCGGTTGCCACCGCCACCGGCATGGCGGCGATCATGGCCGTGGTGATGAGCCTGTGCAGCGCCGGTGACCATGTCTTGGTATCGCGCAGTGTCTTCGGCTCGACCATCAGCCTGTTCGAAAAGTACTTCAAACGCTTCGGCGTGGAAGTCGATTATGTACCCCTGGCGGATCTGTCCGGGTGGGATGCGGCGATCAAGGCCAATACCAAGCTGCTATTTGTCGAATCGCCGTCCAACCCATTGGCCGAACTGGTGGACATTGCCGCGCTGGCGGAAATCGCCCATGCCAAGGGCGCCATGCTGGTGGTCGACAACTGTTTCTGCACCCCGGCGCTGCAACAACCGCTGAAGCTGGGCGCGGACGTGGTGGTGCATTCGGCAACCAAGTTCATCGACGGCCAGGGCCGTTGCATGGGTGGCGTGGTGGCCGGTCGTGGCGAGCAGATGAAAGAAGTGGTGGGCTTTTTGCGCACCGCCGGGCCGACCCTCAGCCCGTTCAACGCCTGGGTCTTCCTCAAGGGCCTGGAAACGTTGGGCCTGCGCATGAAGGCCCATTGCGCCAACGCCCAGGCGTTGGCCGAGTGGCTGGAACAGCAGGACGGCATCGAGAAGGTGCATTACGCCGGCCTCAAGAGCCATCCGCAACACGACCTGGCCCTGCGTCAGCAGCGCGGTTTCGGCGCGGTGGTGAGCTTCGAGGTCAAGGGGGGCAAGGAGGGCGCCTGGCGCTTCATCGACGCCACCCGGCTGGTCTCCATCACCGCCAACCTGGGCGACAGCAAGACCACCATCACCCACCCAAGCACCACCTCCCATGGTCGCTTGTCGCCGCAAGAGCGTGAAGCTGCGGGGATCCGCGACAGCCTGATCCGCGTCGCGGTCGGCCTGGAAGACGTGGCCGACCTGCAAGCCGACCTGGCGCGTGGGTTGGCGGCCTTGTGA
- a CDS encoding phosphoribosylanthranilate isomerase yields MSVVRSKICGITRVEDALAAVEAGADAIGLVFYAKSPRAVTVQQARAIIQALPPFVTPVGLFVNASRCELGEILDAVPLGLLQFHGDEMPADCEGWHRPYIKALRVKAGDDIAAACETFASASGILLDTYVEGVPGGTGEAFDWSLVPHGLSKPIILAGGLTADNVAEAIRQVRPYAVDVSGGVEQGKGIKDPAKIRAFMAAVRSSQSPM; encoded by the coding sequence ATGTCGGTCGTTCGCAGCAAGATTTGCGGGATCACCCGCGTCGAGGACGCGCTGGCGGCTGTCGAGGCCGGGGCCGATGCCATCGGGCTGGTGTTCTATGCCAAGAGCCCGCGGGCGGTGACCGTGCAGCAGGCGAGGGCGATCATCCAGGCCTTGCCGCCGTTCGTGACCCCGGTCGGCCTGTTCGTCAACGCCAGCCGTTGCGAGCTGGGCGAGATACTCGATGCGGTGCCGCTGGGCCTGTTGCAGTTCCATGGCGACGAGATGCCGGCCGATTGCGAAGGCTGGCACCGTCCCTACATCAAGGCGCTGCGGGTCAAGGCGGGGGATGACATCGCGGCCGCTTGCGAGACGTTTGCCAGCGCCAGTGGCATTTTGCTGGACACTTATGTAGAGGGCGTTCCAGGTGGTACCGGTGAAGCGTTCGACTGGTCGCTGGTGCCCCATGGCCTGAGCAAGCCGATCATCCTCGCCGGTGGCCTGACGGCTGACAACGTGGCCGAAGCGATTCGCCAGGTTCGTCCTTACGCGGTAGACGTCAGCGGTGGGGTGGAGCAGGGCAAGGGCATCAAGGACCCGGCGAAGATCCGGGCGTTCATGGCGGCTGTACGCAGCAGCCAGTCGCCAATGTGA
- the truA gene encoding tRNA pseudouridine(38-40) synthase TruA: MAADGFSRIALGVEYKGSRYRGWQRQASGVATVQETLENALSKVADTPVSLHCAGRTDAGVHACGQVVHFDTQVERSMKAWVMGANINLPHDVSVSWAKVMPAHFHARFKAIARRYRYVIYNDQIRPAHLNEEITWNHRPLDVERMAEAAQYLVGVHDFSAFRAGQCQAKSPIKELHHLRVTRHGKMIVLDIRASAFLHHMVRNIAGVLMTIGAGERPVEWIKEVLDSRIRRSGGVTAHPFGLYLVQVEYRDEFELPQRYIGPHFLTGFSELDG, translated from the coding sequence ATGGCGGCTGACGGCTTTTCCCGGATCGCCTTGGGCGTTGAATACAAAGGCTCGCGTTATCGCGGCTGGCAGCGCCAGGCTTCCGGTGTGGCGACCGTGCAGGAAACCCTTGAAAACGCGCTGTCCAAAGTCGCCGATACACCTGTGTCGCTGCACTGCGCTGGGCGCACCGATGCCGGCGTGCATGCCTGCGGCCAGGTGGTGCATTTCGACACCCAGGTCGAGCGTTCGATGAAGGCCTGGGTCATGGGCGCCAATATCAACTTGCCCCACGACGTCAGCGTCAGTTGGGCCAAGGTGATGCCGGCGCATTTCCATGCGCGTTTCAAAGCCATCGCCCGGCGTTATCGCTACGTGATCTACAACGACCAGATCCGCCCGGCGCACCTGAACGAAGAAATCACCTGGAACCACCGTCCGCTGGATGTCGAGCGCATGGCCGAAGCCGCGCAATACCTGGTCGGGGTTCACGATTTCAGCGCCTTTCGTGCCGGCCAGTGCCAGGCCAAGTCGCCGATCAAGGAACTGCATCACCTGCGCGTGACCCGTCACGGCAAGATGATCGTGCTCGACATCCGCGCCAGTGCCTTCCTGCACCACATGGTGCGCAACATCGCCGGCGTGCTGATGACCATTGGCGCCGGTGAACGGCCGGTGGAGTGGATCAAGGAAGTACTCGACAGCCGCATCCGCCGTTCCGGCGGCGTGACCGCGCATCCGTTCGGCTTGTACCTGGTGCAGGTTGAATATCGCGACGAGTTCGAATTGCCGCAGCGTTACATCGGGCCACATTTCCTCACCGGCTTCTCGGAACTCGACGGCTGA
- a CDS encoding CvpA family protein, with protein sequence MPFTWVDWAIVAIVAISALISLSRGFVKEALSLLTWIIAGVVAWMFGGSLSQYLAGYIETPSARVIAGCAILFVATLLVGAMINYLIGELIRVTGLSGTDRFLGMAFGAARGALLVVVAVGLLSLGPVQQDSWWQESRLVPQFLLVADWSKNLILGWSSQWLASGISVPAEIPFKEHLLPTAKTPQ encoded by the coding sequence GTGCCATTTACCTGGGTTGACTGGGCGATCGTTGCGATCGTCGCCATCTCCGCATTGATCAGTCTGAGCCGAGGCTTCGTCAAGGAAGCCCTCTCGCTGCTGACCTGGATCATCGCGGGAGTCGTTGCCTGGATGTTTGGTGGCTCGCTGTCCCAGTACCTCGCCGGATACATCGAAACACCGTCGGCTCGCGTGATCGCGGGTTGTGCCATCTTGTTTGTCGCCACCTTGCTGGTCGGCGCAATGATCAACTATCTGATCGGCGAACTGATTCGCGTCACCGGGCTTTCCGGGACGGACCGGTTCCTGGGCATGGCCTTTGGCGCGGCGCGTGGCGCGTTGCTGGTGGTCGTGGCCGTCGGGCTCTTGAGCCTGGGGCCGGTACAACAGGATTCGTGGTGGCAGGAGTCCCGGCTCGTGCCACAATTTCTATTGGTTGCAGACTGGTCAAAAAACCTGATCCTGGGTTGGAGCAGTCAGTGGCTTGCCAGCGGTATCAGCGTACCCGCTGAAATACCGTTCAAGGAACACCTCTTGCCGACGGCCAAAACGCCGCAGTGA
- the purF gene encoding amidophosphoribosyltransferase produces MCGIVGIVGKSNVNQALYDALTVLQHRGQDAAGIVTSHDGRLFLRKDNGLVRDVFHQRHMQRLVGHMGIGHVRYPTAGSSTSAEAQPFYVNSPYGITLAHNGNLTNVEQLAKEIYESDLRHVNTSSDSEVMLNVFAHELAQRGKLQPTEEDVFAAVTDVHNRCVGGYSVVAMVTGYGIVGFRDPHGIRPIVFGQRHTDEGVEYMIASESVSLDVLGFTLIRDLAPGEAVYITEDGKLFTRQCATNPSLTPCIFEHVYLARPDSIIDGISVYKARLRMGEKLADKILRERPDHDIDVVIPIPDTSRTAALELANHLGVKFREGFVKNRYIGRTFIMPGQAARKKSVRQKLNAIELEFRGKNVMLVDDSIVRGTTCKQIIQMAREAGAKNVYFCSAAPAVRYPNVYGIDMPSAHELIAHNRTTQEVADLIGADWLIYQDLPDLIEAVGGGKIKIEQFDCAVFDGKYVTGDVDEAYLNKIESARNDASKAKTQAVSAIIDLYNN; encoded by the coding sequence ATGTGTGGCATCGTCGGTATCGTCGGTAAGTCGAACGTCAATCAGGCGCTGTATGACGCGCTAACCGTGCTCCAGCACCGCGGCCAGGACGCTGCCGGTATCGTGACCAGCCATGACGGCCGGTTGTTCCTGCGCAAGGACAACGGCCTGGTGCGTGACGTGTTCCACCAGCGTCACATGCAGCGCCTGGTCGGCCACATGGGTATCGGCCATGTGCGTTATCCGACAGCGGGCAGTTCGACCTCGGCTGAAGCCCAGCCGTTCTACGTCAACTCGCCGTACGGCATCACCCTGGCGCACAACGGCAACTTGACCAACGTCGAGCAGTTGGCCAAGGAAATCTACGAATCGGACCTGCGCCACGTCAACACCAGTTCCGACTCGGAAGTGATGCTCAACGTGTTCGCCCACGAGCTGGCCCAGCGTGGCAAGCTGCAGCCGACCGAAGAAGACGTGTTCGCCGCCGTGACCGACGTGCATAACCGTTGCGTCGGTGGTTACTCGGTGGTGGCGATGGTCACCGGCTACGGCATCGTCGGTTTCCGCGACCCCCACGGCATTCGTCCTATCGTCTTCGGCCAGCGTCATACCGACGAAGGCGTCGAGTACATGATCGCCTCCGAAAGCGTGTCCCTGGACGTGCTGGGCTTCACCCTGATTCGCGACCTGGCCCCGGGCGAAGCGGTCTATATCACTGAAGACGGCAAGCTGTTCACCCGTCAGTGCGCGACCAACCCGAGCCTCACCCCGTGCATCTTCGAACACGTCTACCTGGCGCGTCCGGACTCGATCATCGACGGCATCTCGGTCTACAAGGCCCGCCTGCGCATGGGTGAGAAGCTGGCCGACAAGATCCTGCGCGAACGTCCGGACCACGACATCGACGTGGTCATCCCGATCCCGGACACCAGCCGCACCGCGGCCCTGGAGCTGGCGAACCACCTGGGCGTCAAGTTCCGCGAAGGCTTCGTGAAGAACCGCTACATCGGCCGGACCTTCATCATGCCGGGCCAGGCAGCACGGAAAAAATCCGTACGCCAGAAACTCAACGCCATCGAACTGGAATTCCGCGGCAAGAACGTGATGCTGGTGGACGACTCCATCGTGCGCGGCACCACGTGCAAGCAGATCATTCAGATGGCTCGCGAAGCCGGCGCCAAGAACGTGTACTTCTGCTCGGCGGCCCCGGCCGTGCGCTACCCGAACGTCTACGGCATCGACATGCCGAGTGCCCATGAGTTGATCGCTCATAACCGCACGACCCAGGAAGTGGCCGACCTGATCGGTGCCGACTGGCTGATCTACCAGGACCTGCCGGACTTGATCGAAGCCGTGGGCGGCGGCAAGATCAAGATCGAGCAGTTCGACTGCGCGGTGTTCGACGGCAAGTACGTCACCGGCGACGTCGACGAGGCCTACCTGAACAAGATCGAAAGCGCCCGCAACGACGCGTCCAAGGCCAAGACCCAGGCGGTCAGCGCGATCATCGATCTGTACAACAACTAA
- a CDS encoding SDR family oxidoreductase: MIELATPPSGTHGRVALVTGAARGIGLGIAAWLICEGWQVVLTDLDRERGSKVAKTLGDNAWFIAMDVADEAQVATGIAEVLGQFGRLDALVCNAAIADPHNITLESLDLAYWNRVLAVNLGGPMLLAKHCAPYLRAHNGAIVNLASTRAAQSEPDTEAYAASKGGLLALTHALAISLGPEIRVNAVSPGWIDARDPSQRRAEPLTDTDHAQHPAGRVGTVEDVAAMVAWLLSRNAGFVTGQEFVVDGGMTKKMIYE, from the coding sequence GTGATCGAGCTGGCGACGCCGCCGAGCGGCACCCATGGCCGGGTTGCACTGGTGACGGGCGCCGCCCGGGGCATTGGCCTGGGCATCGCCGCCTGGCTGATCTGTGAAGGCTGGCAAGTGGTACTGACCGACCTGGATCGTGAACGCGGCTCCAAGGTGGCCAAGACGTTGGGTGATAACGCCTGGTTCATCGCCATGGACGTGGCGGACGAAGCGCAGGTCGCCACGGGCATTGCCGAGGTGCTGGGCCAGTTCGGCCGGCTCGACGCGCTGGTGTGCAACGCGGCGATTGCCGACCCACACAACATCACCCTCGAAAGCCTGGACCTGGCCTACTGGAATCGGGTCCTGGCGGTGAACCTTGGCGGACCGATGCTGCTGGCCAAGCACTGTGCGCCTTACCTGCGTGCCCACAACGGCGCCATCGTCAACCTGGCCTCGACCCGCGCCGCGCAGTCGGAACCCGACACCGAAGCCTATGCCGCGAGCAAAGGGGGCCTGTTGGCCCTGACCCACGCTTTGGCAATCAGCCTCGGGCCGGAGATCCGGGTCAATGCCGTCAGCCCTGGCTGGATCGACGCACGGGACCCGTCCCAGCGCCGTGCAGAGCCGTTGACCGACACCGATCATGCCCAGCATCCGGCGGGCCGGGTCGGCACGGTGGAGGACGTGGCGGCAATGGTGGCCTGGTTGCTGTCGCGCAATGCCGGTTTCGTCACGGGCCAGGAGTTCGTGGTGGACGGCGGCATGACCAAGAAAATGATCTATGAATGA